In the genome of Chryseobacterium oryzae, one region contains:
- a CDS encoding ACT domain-containing protein, with product MKNNTNEIKFLKNRSIIKFEGEDFLGEIGIDGRIFKALTLARISVGVISQQAIENGLSILVHENDSEKAVNCLIDEFEAERKSGKVSQIYSINNVSVLGFVTEDFNKVLAELARNNVFPLLLNQNAAEKRVNIVVTSSQDEKSKNIIESEISKKPKTVHLAIIGHGNVGETLIEQVLESSEEIRRRKKIDLKIVAVANSKKIAFNKKGFDKNWNDEVLTAENSSDIEKLIQFSKDNQLENLIVVDNTASKDFVNNYPVLAENGFDLVSSNKIFNTLPISEYRQLRYILNKNNRRYLYETNVGAGLPLIDTIKLLHLSGENITRIKGVFSGTLSYVFNNFSLREDRFSVIIKEALEKGFTEPDPREDLSGNDVARKLLILARELDLINEFNDIKIQNLVPKTLQSVSKQEFLERLEELDEEYEKLKKNQEPDHVLRYVGDLHGDLQKEKGELDVKLVSVSATSALGQLKGSDSIFEIYTESYGENPIVIMGAGAGAKVTARGVFGDILRLSETK from the coding sequence ATGAAAAATAATACCAACGAAATAAAATTTTTAAAAAACAGATCCATCATCAAATTTGAAGGGGAAGATTTTCTTGGAGAAATAGGGATTGATGGAAGAATTTTTAAGGCACTTACCTTAGCACGAATTAGCGTAGGAGTCATTTCTCAACAGGCTATTGAAAACGGATTATCTATTTTGGTGCATGAAAATGATTCTGAAAAAGCAGTAAATTGCTTAATTGATGAGTTTGAAGCAGAAAGAAAATCAGGAAAGGTTTCCCAAATTTACAGCATCAATAATGTTTCGGTTTTAGGCTTTGTTACCGAAGATTTCAATAAAGTATTGGCAGAATTGGCAAGAAATAATGTGTTTCCTTTACTTTTGAACCAAAATGCAGCTGAAAAAAGAGTAAATATTGTCGTAACTTCTTCACAAGACGAGAAATCAAAAAATATTATTGAGTCTGAAATTTCTAAAAAGCCGAAAACGGTTCATTTAGCGATTATTGGTCACGGAAATGTGGGTGAAACATTAATAGAACAGGTTTTAGAGTCTTCAGAAGAAATCAGAAGGCGTAAAAAAATAGACCTTAAAATAGTAGCAGTCGCTAATTCTAAAAAAATAGCTTTCAATAAAAAAGGTTTTGATAAAAACTGGAATGATGAGGTACTCACCGCAGAAAATTCTTCGGATATTGAAAAACTCATCCAGTTTTCCAAAGACAATCAACTGGAAAACCTAATTGTGGTAGATAATACGGCAAGTAAAGATTTTGTAAACAATTATCCTGTTTTAGCAGAAAATGGTTTTGATCTGGTTTCATCCAACAAAATTTTCAATACACTTCCGATTTCAGAATACCGTCAGCTAAGATATATTTTGAATAAAAATAACAGAAGATATCTTTACGAAACCAATGTAGGTGCAGGATTACCTTTGATAGATACGATTAAATTACTCCATCTTTCCGGGGAAAATATCACAAGAATAAAAGGAGTTTTCTCAGGAACTTTAAGTTATGTATTTAATAATTTTTCTCTGAGAGAAGACAGATTTTCTGTCATTATCAAAGAAGCATTAGAAAAAGGCTTTACAGAGCCAGATCCCAGAGAAGATTTATCCGGAAATGATGTTGCAAGAAAACTACTGATTTTGGCAAGAGAATTAGATTTAATTAATGAATTTAATGATATAAAAATTCAAAATTTAGTTCCTAAAACTTTGCAGTCGGTTTCAAAGCAGGAATTTCTTGAAAGGTTGGAAGAATTGGATGAAGAATACGAAAAATTGAAGAAAAACCAAGAGCCTGATCATGTTTTAAGGTATGTGGGAGATCTTCATGGAGATTTACAGAAAGAAAAAGGTGAGCTCGATGTAAAACTTGTTTCCGTATCTGCGACGTCAGCTTTAGGACAGTTAAAAGGTTCAGATTCAATTTTCGAAATCTATACCGAAAGTTATGGTGAAAATCCAATCGTTATTATGGGAGCCGGAGCGGGAGCTAAAGTGACAGCAAGAGGCGTTTTTGGAGATATTTTAAGACTTAGTGAAACCAAATAA
- a CDS encoding alpha/beta fold hydrolase: MKAELKHITFSYHTNSGKEYSIPLSYQFFGKDLFSAPIILVNHALTGNSNVSGEKGWWKQLIGEKQVIDTQRFTVLCFNIPGNGFDDFFVDEYEDFTPSDIANIFLKGLEVLNIKKLYTIIGGSLGGAIGWEMLVKKPDLADIFIPVASDYKTHDWLHAQCLVQKFLLNQPNEPLQKARIHAMLCYRTPQSLNDRFQNKFNNEKDRLESEDWLIHHGNTLNERFSLKSYRLMNHLLMNINAEEEKLEKIQSRMHMISVDTDLFFPASEIRMGFEKLKEKKENVFYHEITSIHGHDAFLMEYEQLNTIIKNILR, translated from the coding sequence TTGAAAGCTGAGCTTAAACATATTACTTTTTCGTATCACACCAATTCCGGTAAGGAATATAGCATCCCGTTGAGCTATCAGTTCTTTGGGAAAGACTTGTTTTCTGCACCGATTATTTTGGTGAATCATGCCTTAACCGGAAATTCAAATGTTTCTGGGGAAAAAGGATGGTGGAAACAATTAATTGGTGAAAAGCAGGTAATTGATACCCAGAGATTTACTGTTTTGTGTTTTAATATTCCAGGGAACGGGTTTGATGATTTTTTTGTAGATGAGTATGAAGATTTCACACCTTCAGATATTGCCAATATCTTTTTGAAAGGTCTTGAAGTTTTAAACATTAAAAAACTATATACCATTATAGGAGGTTCTTTGGGCGGGGCAATCGGTTGGGAAATGCTGGTGAAAAAACCGGATCTTGCCGATATTTTCATTCCTGTTGCCAGCGATTACAAAACCCACGATTGGCTTCACGCACAATGCCTGGTTCAGAAATTTCTGCTAAATCAACCTAATGAGCCTCTACAGAAAGCCAGGATTCATGCGATGTTATGCTACCGAACGCCACAGTCTTTAAATGATAGATTTCAAAATAAATTTAACAACGAAAAAGACAGATTAGAATCTGAAGACTGGCTTATTCATCATGGAAATACATTAAACGAAAGATTTAGTTTAAAATCTTACAGGTTGATGAATCATCTGCTGATGAATATCAATGCAGAAGAGGAAAAATTAGAGAAAATTCAATCTCGAATGCACATGATCTCCGTTGATACCGATTTATTTTTCCCGGCTTCTGAAATACGAATGGGCTTCGAAAAACTTAAGGAGAAAAAGGAAAATGTCTTTTATCACGAGATCACTTCAATACATGGGCACGATGCCTTTTTAATGGAATACGAACAATTAAATACAATCATTAAAAATATATTAAGATGA
- a CDS encoding OsmC family protein — MKITLNRINEDFLFECTNTQGNSILLDNTSQPGAKGVSPMESVLMAVAGCSGIDVVSILKKQRQEITDFKAEVEGERILVDDAKPFKSITVKFFLEGNIDPKKALKASELSFEKYCSVSKTLEPNVEIHYEVFVNGTIVDA, encoded by the coding sequence ATGAAAATAACACTCAATAGAATCAACGAAGATTTTTTATTTGAATGCACCAATACTCAAGGGAATTCAATTTTGTTAGATAATACTTCCCAACCGGGAGCAAAAGGTGTTTCGCCTATGGAAAGTGTTTTAATGGCAGTAGCAGGTTGCAGCGGGATAGACGTAGTTTCAATTCTAAAAAAACAAAGGCAGGAAATTACAGATTTTAAAGCGGAAGTCGAGGGAGAAAGAATTCTTGTGGATGATGCCAAACCTTTTAAATCGATCACCGTTAAATTTTTTCTTGAAGGAAATATAGATCCCAAAAAAGCTTTAAAAGCATCGGAATTATCTTTCGAAAAATACTGTTCGGTTTCCAAAACTTTAGAACCTAATGTAGAAATACATTATGAAGTTTTTGTGAATGGGACAATAGTTGATGCATAA
- a CDS encoding AAA family ATPase, which yields MLELRQSLDKVKEEIAKVIVGQEKMVEHLLAALLSNGHVLIEGVPGVAKTITAKLLAKTIDVDFSRIQFTPDLMPSDILGTSVFSMKNSEFEFKKGPIFSSFILIDEINRSPAKTQAALFEVMEEKQITIDGKRYEMEDPFLVIATQNPIEHEGTYRLPEAQLDRFLFKINVGYPNLEQEVAIIKNQHDNRLEDKTEAVHKVITAQQLIRYQKLVKEIIVESQLIEYIAKIIINTRENQFLYLGASPRASLALLTASKAFAALRGRDFVTPEDIKEASFAVLRHRVIVSPEREMEGLSADEIIRQILEGIEIPR from the coding sequence ATGTTGGAATTGAGACAGAGTTTAGATAAAGTAAAAGAAGAAATTGCCAAAGTAATAGTTGGACAAGAAAAAATGGTAGAACATCTTTTGGCGGCATTACTTTCTAACGGTCATGTCCTTATTGAAGGGGTTCCCGGTGTTGCCAAAACCATTACTGCAAAACTTTTGGCAAAAACTATAGATGTAGATTTCAGCAGAATACAGTTTACGCCCGATCTTATGCCTTCTGATATTCTGGGAACTTCAGTTTTCAGCATGAAAAATTCTGAGTTTGAGTTTAAAAAAGGGCCTATTTTTTCAAGTTTTATTCTTATTGATGAAATAAACCGATCTCCTGCAAAAACTCAGGCTGCACTGTTTGAAGTAATGGAAGAAAAGCAAATTACAATAGACGGAAAACGTTATGAAATGGAAGATCCGTTTTTGGTAATTGCTACCCAAAACCCAATTGAGCACGAAGGAACTTACAGACTTCCAGAAGCACAGCTAGACCGTTTTCTGTTTAAAATAAATGTGGGATATCCCAATTTGGAACAGGAAGTAGCCATCATTAAAAACCAACACGATAACAGACTCGAAGATAAAACTGAGGCTGTACATAAAGTTATTACGGCACAACAGCTTATAAGATACCAGAAATTGGTTAAAGAAATCATTGTAGAATCTCAACTTATCGAATATATTGCTAAAATCATTATCAATACAAGAGAAAATCAGTTCTTGTATTTGGGTGCTTCTCCTAGAGCAAGTTTAGCATTATTAACTGCTTCTAAGGCTTTTGCGGCATTAAGAGGAAGAGATTTTGTAACTCCTGAAGATATTAAAGAAGCAAGTTTTGCAGTTTTAAGACACCGGGTAATTGTTTCTCCGGAAAGAGAAATGGAAGGTTTGTCTGCAGATGAAATTATCAGACAGATTCTTGAAGGAATTGAAATCCCAAGATGA
- a CDS encoding T9SS type A sorting domain-containing protein has product MKTKLFSLSGLILISLLTNEFYAQDYEPLQIQSGFNADVIANGVGSSATSTSNDVDGVNYAFISRDFQLTASSQPLTYGLPINGLINSAVASTPGLNYQLGSYSANNSLRLQNANDSGTLEFSNPISATVVYMLATGGSGACTVNATVNFTDNTSQTFTGIAISDWYGGSNYAIQGIGRINKVNNTLESGSGTNPRLYQLPLAIDAANQSKTVKSVTVTKTGTGGIPNIFGFSANAFNPCGVVSNISAVTSMTGATVSWTAPANGTPSSGYQYYYSTSSTPPSATTTPSGTVTSGTSVDLGNALTTGQTYYFWVRSNCGGSSQSFWRMKQFTPGQIAVTYTAGNINTLLENSSQITTTSTTTCPGNLFVTIPTGYKIQSTDVSYTMTTSSNGWMSEQRSFLVCTTNGNTESSVISGSGNGGTYSYNRTGLSIANNLTGTVNYELRAWRTYGGADCNADFNRVDNGSFTVTVTLQPTSAMATNEANVKEKERIAYPNPFNETLYIDNKDNIKKAILIDPSGAVVKTFENPSSTLHLGGIKSGMYILTLTMKDGSVKSMKTIKK; this is encoded by the coding sequence ATGAAAACAAAACTATTTTCTCTAAGTGGATTAATTCTTATTAGTCTGCTAACTAATGAATTTTATGCCCAAGACTACGAACCACTTCAAATCCAAAGTGGGTTTAACGCAGATGTTATTGCTAATGGCGTTGGATCATCTGCTACATCTACCAGTAATGACGTAGATGGAGTAAATTACGCATTCATTTCCAGAGATTTCCAACTTACAGCAAGTAGCCAACCACTTACCTATGGGCTTCCCATAAATGGACTTATTAATTCTGCAGTAGCTTCCACGCCTGGTCTTAACTACCAATTGGGATCTTACAGTGCCAATAACTCTTTAAGGTTGCAGAATGCAAATGATAGCGGGACATTAGAGTTTTCCAATCCTATCTCGGCCACAGTAGTTTATATGCTCGCAACAGGAGGAAGTGGCGCTTGTACAGTAAATGCTACTGTTAATTTTACCGATAACACATCACAGACATTTACGGGGATTGCTATTTCAGACTGGTATGGCGGAAGTAATTATGCCATCCAAGGAATCGGGAGAATAAACAAAGTTAACAACACTCTCGAATCCGGTTCCGGAACAAACCCAAGACTTTACCAACTTCCTCTGGCTATTGACGCTGCTAACCAATCTAAAACTGTAAAAAGTGTAACGGTCACTAAGACAGGAACTGGAGGAATTCCTAATATTTTTGGTTTTTCTGCTAATGCTTTTAATCCATGTGGTGTAGTTTCAAATATTTCGGCGGTAACAAGTATGACAGGAGCTACCGTGAGCTGGACTGCTCCTGCAAATGGCACCCCGTCTTCAGGCTACCAGTATTATTACAGCACATCTTCTACTCCGCCGTCTGCAACAACTACACCTTCAGGAACCGTTACATCCGGAACTTCGGTAGATTTAGGAAACGCTCTCACCACAGGACAAACTTATTATTTCTGGGTACGTTCAAATTGTGGTGGTTCTTCACAAAGTTTCTGGAGAATGAAACAATTTACACCTGGTCAGATCGCTGTAACCTATACAGCAGGAAATATTAACACCCTATTAGAAAATTCTTCCCAAATAACTACAACGTCTACTACAACATGCCCAGGAAATTTATTCGTTACTATTCCTACAGGATATAAAATTCAATCCACTGACGTTTCTTATACAATGACAACATCAAGCAATGGCTGGATGTCTGAACAAAGAAGCTTTTTAGTATGCACAACAAACGGGAACACTGAAAGTTCAGTAATTTCTGGCTCTGGTAATGGTGGAACATATTCTTACAACAGAACAGGGCTTAGCATTGCAAACAATCTTACAGGAACTGTTAACTATGAGCTCCGAGCATGGAGAACGTATGGCGGAGCGGATTGCAATGCAGACTTTAATAGAGTAGACAATGGAAGCTTTACAGTAACTGTAACCTTACAACCAACATCGGCTATGGCAACCAACGAAGCAAATGTTAAAGAAAAAGAAAGAATAGCCTATCCTAATCCTTTCAATGAAACACTTTATATAGACAATAAGGATAATATAAAAAAGGCAATATTAATAGATCCTTCCGGAGCCGTTGTAAAAACTTTTGAAAACCCATCTTCTACGTTACATTTAGGAGGAATAAAATCCGGTATGTATATTCTTACCTTAACCATGAAAGATGGATCTGTGAAGAGTATGAAAACAATTAAAAAATAA
- a CDS encoding MGH1-like glycoside hydrolase domain-containing protein, translated as MNTEKQRLLDKEWKNWGPYVSNRQWGNVREDYSPNGDAWNFANHDNAESRTYRWGEEGIAGISDIKQLFCFAFSFWNKKDIRIKERLFGLSNPQGNHGEDIKEIFYYLDNTPTHSYMKMVYKYPINEFPYEDILNENASRSKKDPEYELFDTGIFDNDEYFDIFIEYCKSDAHDILIRVTACNRSDKDAPLVILPTIWYRNNWKWGYNEYKGQTEAGKDGCINVLHNSISIKKFYSKNKNAKRVFCENETNHPKLDGVPAVENTYYKDGINDYIIHHHETINPEQRGTKAAFVIDEIIKAKESKTFEFRLSPYDMDDAFYQFDEIFAARIKEADDFYSEIQQDTYIEDEKNVQRQAFAGLLWNKQFYHYNVGKWLHGDPNYEAPRDFKYYVRNAEWEHLHNKDIISMPDKWEYPWYATWDLAFHCVPFAIIDAEFAKNQLLLLTKEWYMHPNGQMPAYEWNLSDVNPPVHAWSCFRVFKIDEKMNGKPDLLFLEKVFQKLLLNFTWWVNRKDKNGKNIFGGGFLGLDNIGAFDRNMELKDGEHLEQADGTSWMAMYALNMMRIAMELAQYYQVYEDMAIKFFEHYLYIAEAMENMGEGKEGLWNEEDGFFYDVLQLGNGESVSLRLRSIVGLIPMFAVEIIDHHLLDKMPNFRERMDWVLKNKPELTKLVSHWDEEGSGRKHLMSILRKNRLTKVLSRMLDEKEFLSSYGIRAMSKVYEKEPFVFTVHGNKNVVYYTPAESDSRMFGGNSNWRGPIWFPINFLIVESLQRFHFYYGNSLKVEFPTGSGEEKNLDEVAQNISGRLCSIFLKDESGQRAFNGGNYKFNYDPHFKDYITFYEYFHGDNGRGVGSSHQTGWTATVAKLLKPRLTT; from the coding sequence ATGAATACTGAAAAGCAAAGATTACTAGATAAAGAATGGAAAAACTGGGGTCCTTACGTAAGCAACAGACAATGGGGCAATGTAAGGGAAGATTACAGTCCAAACGGTGATGCCTGGAATTTTGCCAATCACGACAATGCAGAAAGCCGCACTTACCGATGGGGAGAAGAAGGTATTGCCGGGATTTCGGATATAAAACAACTTTTCTGTTTTGCATTTTCATTTTGGAATAAAAAAGACATCAGAATAAAAGAACGTCTTTTTGGACTTAGCAATCCGCAGGGAAATCATGGAGAAGATATTAAAGAAATTTTTTATTATCTCGACAATACGCCTACTCACAGTTATATGAAAATGGTGTACAAATATCCCATTAACGAGTTTCCTTACGAGGACATTCTCAATGAAAATGCAAGCCGTTCCAAAAAAGATCCAGAATACGAGCTATTCGATACCGGAATTTTTGATAATGATGAATACTTCGATATTTTTATAGAATACTGTAAATCTGATGCCCATGATATTTTGATAAGAGTAACAGCGTGCAACAGAAGCGATAAAGATGCTCCTTTGGTTATTTTACCAACTATTTGGTACAGAAACAACTGGAAATGGGGTTACAACGAATACAAAGGACAGACTGAAGCGGGAAAAGATGGCTGCATTAATGTATTACACAATAGTATTTCTATAAAAAAGTTTTACAGCAAAAATAAAAATGCAAAAAGAGTTTTTTGTGAAAATGAAACCAACCATCCTAAATTAGATGGAGTTCCTGCGGTAGAAAACACTTACTACAAAGACGGAATTAATGATTATATCATTCATCATCACGAAACAATAAACCCGGAGCAAAGAGGGACCAAAGCCGCATTTGTAATAGATGAAATAATTAAAGCAAAAGAATCAAAAACTTTTGAATTCCGTTTATCTCCGTATGATATGGATGATGCTTTTTATCAGTTTGATGAAATATTTGCTGCAAGAATTAAAGAAGCGGATGATTTTTACAGTGAAATCCAACAGGACACTTACATTGAAGATGAAAAAAATGTTCAAAGACAGGCATTTGCCGGGTTGCTTTGGAACAAACAGTTTTATCATTATAATGTCGGAAAATGGCTCCACGGCGATCCTAATTACGAAGCTCCACGAGATTTCAAATATTATGTAAGAAATGCAGAATGGGAACATCTTCACAATAAAGACATTATTTCCATGCCAGATAAATGGGAATATCCTTGGTATGCAACGTGGGATTTGGCGTTTCACTGTGTTCCTTTTGCTATTATTGATGCCGAATTTGCCAAAAACCAACTCCTTTTACTTACCAAAGAATGGTATATGCATCCCAATGGGCAAATGCCGGCTTACGAATGGAATTTAAGTGATGTAAATCCGCCCGTTCATGCTTGGTCTTGCTTCAGAGTTTTTAAAATTGATGAAAAAATGAATGGCAAACCCGATTTGCTCTTTCTTGAAAAAGTTTTTCAGAAATTATTACTCAATTTCACTTGGTGGGTGAACCGAAAAGATAAAAATGGTAAAAATATTTTTGGAGGTGGCTTTTTAGGACTTGATAATATTGGTGCGTTTGACAGAAACATGGAACTGAAAGACGGCGAACATCTAGAGCAGGCGGATGGAACGAGTTGGATGGCAATGTATGCTCTCAATATGATGAGAATCGCTATGGAACTTGCACAGTATTATCAGGTATACGAAGATATGGCGATTAAGTTTTTCGAGCATTACCTTTACATTGCAGAAGCTATGGAAAATATGGGTGAAGGCAAAGAAGGACTCTGGAATGAAGAAGACGGCTTTTTCTACGATGTTTTACAGCTCGGTAATGGAGAAAGCGTTTCTCTGAGATTAAGAAGTATTGTGGGACTTATACCGATGTTTGCCGTTGAAATTATAGATCATCATCTGCTCGACAAAATGCCTAATTTCCGAGAAAGAATGGATTGGGTGCTTAAAAACAAGCCCGAACTTACCAAACTGGTTTCTCACTGGGATGAAGAAGGCAGCGGAAGAAAACATCTAATGAGTATTTTAAGAAAAAACAGACTTACAAAAGTGCTGAGCAGAATGTTGGATGAAAAAGAATTCTTAAGTTCTTATGGAATTCGGGCAATGTCTAAAGTTTACGAAAAAGAACCCTTTGTTTTCACCGTTCACGGCAATAAAAATGTAGTTTATTACACTCCTGCGGAAAGTGACAGCAGAATGTTTGGCGGAAACAGTAATTGGAGAGGTCCTATTTGGTTTCCTATTAATTTTCTGATTGTTGAAAGCTTACAGAGATTTCATTTTTATTACGGGAACAGCTTAAAAGTAGAATTTCCAACCGGAAGCGGAGAAGAGAAAAATCTTGATGAAGTCGCCCAAAATATCAGCGGAAGACTGTGTTCTATTTTTCTGAAAGATGAAAGCGGACAACGTGCTTTTAATGGTGGAAATTACAAATTTAATTATGATCCCCATTTTAAAGATTATATCACTTTTTACGAATATTTTCATGGTGACAACGGAAGAGGAGTCGGTTCATCTCACCAAACAGGCTGGACTGCCACTGTTGCTAAACTTCTGAAGCCAAGACTGACAACTTAA
- a CDS encoding YegJ family protein, giving the protein MKKILIIGLLLLLAFSCENKREKLHRDGEPDVLFVESEDHEMNAAIEKAKETFNRDFQTALESKNPQYSNFAIKQKFNTDNGGEHIWIGDIKFENGKYSGIVQNTPINPIGIQLGDNITINPNEISDWMYYDKNIVKGAYTVKLLRKGMTDEEKKEMDADGLIYE; this is encoded by the coding sequence ATGAAGAAAATTTTAATTATCGGATTGCTTTTACTACTTGCATTTAGCTGCGAAAATAAAAGAGAAAAACTTCATAGGGATGGTGAACCCGATGTTTTATTTGTGGAAAGTGAAGACCATGAAATGAATGCTGCCATAGAAAAAGCAAAAGAAACATTCAATAGAGATTTTCAAACTGCACTAGAAAGCAAAAATCCTCAATATTCTAATTTTGCAATTAAACAGAAATTCAATACTGATAATGGTGGAGAACATATTTGGATTGGTGATATTAAATTTGAAAATGGAAAATATTCTGGCATTGTACAAAATACACCCATAAATCCTATTGGAATTCAATTGGGTGATAATATTACTATAAATCCAAATGAAATTTCAGATTGGATGTATTATGATAAAAATATTGTAAAAGGAGCTTATACGGTAAAACTTCTCAGAAAAGGAATGACTGATGAAGAGAAAAAAGAAATGGACGCAGATGGTCTTATTTATGAATAA
- a CDS encoding DUF58 domain-containing protein, with protein sequence MKNLYINTRFFFALVGVGMLYILAFFFPFFMVLGHGFLILVFLTVFVDYLLIFRPKDVLLAQRILPEKLSNGDENFVKVDIKNEYSFKINVKIIDEIPFQFQKRDFLITKNILPGKNVFFQYSLEPKERGEYNFGALNIFASSPIGFVSRRFIFQKDASLACYPSFIHLRKYELMALQNEFLLGGIKKIRKLGHTMEFEQIKEYVPGDDVRTINWKATSKTNRLMVNQFQDEKSQRIFMLIDKGRTMKMPFNGLSLLDYSINATMALSHIILKKGDRAGMMTFSKKADNRVAADNKSGQLKKISEALYNIKTDFFESDFNRLYQDVKYSINQRSLVLLFTNFETLDGLNRQMKYLRGIAKNHLLVVVFFKNTEVQKIIHSNPESMQEIYDEIIAEKFEYEKKLIIQELRKYGIYSVYTLPEDLNVEVINKYLEIKARGIL encoded by the coding sequence ATGAAAAACTTATACATCAATACACGCTTTTTTTTCGCATTAGTTGGCGTAGGAATGCTCTATATTTTGGCATTCTTCTTTCCGTTTTTCATGGTTTTAGGACACGGTTTTTTAATCTTGGTTTTCTTAACGGTTTTTGTAGATTATTTGCTGATCTTTCGTCCAAAAGATGTTCTTCTTGCCCAAAGAATTTTACCGGAAAAACTTTCTAATGGGGACGAAAATTTCGTTAAAGTAGATATAAAAAATGAATACAGCTTCAAGATTAATGTTAAAATTATAGATGAAATACCTTTTCAGTTTCAAAAGAGAGATTTCTTAATTACAAAAAATATTCTTCCGGGTAAAAATGTATTTTTTCAGTATTCTTTAGAACCAAAAGAGAGAGGAGAGTATAATTTTGGGGCTTTAAATATTTTTGCGTCTTCTCCAATTGGTTTTGTGTCTAGACGTTTTATTTTTCAGAAAGATGCTTCTTTGGCGTGTTATCCGTCTTTTATTCATCTCAGAAAGTATGAATTAATGGCTCTTCAAAACGAATTTCTACTTGGCGGAATCAAGAAAATAAGAAAACTGGGACATACCATGGAGTTTGAGCAGATTAAAGAATATGTTCCCGGAGATGATGTAAGAACTATCAATTGGAAAGCGACTTCTAAAACCAATCGTTTAATGGTTAATCAGTTTCAGGACGAAAAATCGCAGCGTATTTTTATGTTGATCGATAAGGGGAGAACGATGAAAATGCCTTTCAATGGTTTAAGTCTTCTCGATTATTCTATTAATGCAACAATGGCTCTTTCTCATATTATTCTGAAAAAAGGCGACCGCGCAGGAATGATGACTTTCTCCAAGAAAGCAGATAACAGAGTTGCAGCCGATAATAAGTCGGGACAACTGAAAAAGATTTCTGAAGCTCTTTATAATATTAAAACCGATTTTTTTGAAAGTGATTTCAACAGACTTTATCAGGATGTAAAATATTCTATCAACCAGAGAAGTTTAGTTTTACTTTTCACGAATTTTGAAACTCTGGACGGACTCAACAGACAAATGAAATACCTTCGCGGAATTGCCAAAAATCATTTGTTGGTGGTTGTTTTCTTCAAAAATACTGAAGTTCAGAAAATCATCCATTCTAACCCTGAAAGTATGCAGGAAATTTATGATGAGATTATCGCAGAGAAATTCGAGTATGAAAAGAAACTCATCATTCAGGAATTAAGAAAGTACGGAATTTACTCAGTTTATACCCTTCCGGAAGATCTTAATGTAGAGGTAATTAACAAATATCTGGAGATAAAAGCGAGAGGAATTTTGTAA